From the Streptomonospora nanhaiensis genome, the window TAGGACCGCACCGTGAGGTTGAGGTCCTCGATCGGCAGCGCGAGGTCGGCGGCCAGGGCGGCGTCCGTCGGGGACGGACCCATGTCGATGCCCTCGGCGTCGACGTTCAGCTCCCGGGCCAGGCCGAACAGCTCGACCAGCGTCTTACCCGCACTGGCGACGGCGTCGCGCGGGCGGATGCTCGGCTTGGTCTCGATGTCCACGATGAGCCGGTCGAAGTCGGTGCGCTGCTCGACACGCGTGGCCTCGACCTTGTAGGTGACACGCAGCACCGGCGAGTAGATCGAGTCGATCGGGATGCGGCCGATCTCCTGCCCCGGCTGCTTGTTCTGCGTCGCCGAGACGTAGCCGCGGCCGCGCTCGACCGTCAGCTCCATCTCCAGCTTGCCCTTGCTGTTGAGGGTGGCGATGTGGAGGTCGGGGTTGTGCACCTCGACGCCCGCCGGCGGCGCGATGTCGGCGGCGGTGACCACACCGGGGCCCTGCTTGCGCAGGTACATCAGGACCGGCTCGTCGTGCTCGGAGCTGACGACCAGGCCCTTGAGGTTGAGGATGAGCTCGGTGACGTCTTCCTTGACACCCGGCACGGTGGTGAACTCGTGCTCGACGCCCTCGATGCGGATGCTGGTGACCGCCGCCCCCGGGATGGAGGACAGCAGCGTGCGCCGCAGCGAGTTGCCGATGGTGTACCCGAAGCCCGGCTCCAGCGGTTCGATCACGAACTTGGACCGGAACTCGCCGAGGCTCTCCTCGGACAGCGTGGGACGCTGAGCGATCAACATGGTCGGTGTTTCCTTTCCCCGGGCCGCCCGCTATATGACGGCCACTGAGCGGGTCCCGCGGCCGCGGGACCCGGTGTCACCCGCCCGCGCCCCGCCCCGCCGAGGCGGGGAGGGCGGCGCGGCGATACGCCTGCGGGTCAGACCCGGCGGCGCTTGGGCGGACGGCAGCCGTTGTGCGGAACCGGCGTGACGTCCTGGATCGAGCCGACCTCAAGGCCGGTGGCGGTGAGCGAGCGGATCGCGGTCTCGCGGCCCGAGCCCGGGCCCTTCACGAAGACGTCGACCTTGCGCACCCCATGCTCCTGGGCGCGGCGCGCGGCGGCCTCGGCGGCCATCTGCGCGGCGAACGGGGTGGACTTGCGCGAGCCCTTGAACCCGACCTGCCCGGAACTCGCCCACGAGATCACCGCGCCCGTGGGGTCGGTGATGCTCACGATGGTGTTGTTGAACGTGCTCTTGATGTGAGCGTGCCCGTGGGCGATGTTCTTCTTTTCCTTGCGGCGCACCTTGCGCGCTGCGCCCTGACGGCCCTTAGGCGGCATACCTGAAAACTCCCAAGATCATCGGTCCGATGGCGGAAACCGGGCGGCGGGCGGCGTGCGCGAAGGGGCAGCGGCCGCCCCGCCCGGACCGGACTACTACTTCTTGCCGACCTTCTTCTTGCCGGCCACGGTCTTCTTCTTGCCCTTGCGGGTGCGCGCGTTGGTCTGCGTGCGCTGCCCGTGCACCGGGAGCCCGCGACGGTGGCGGATGCCCTGGTAGCAGCCGATCTCCATCTTGCGGCGGATGTCGGCCTGGACCTCGCGCCGGAGGTCACCCTCGACCTGGTAGTTGCCGTCGATCCACTCGCGGAGCTTGACGAGCTCGTCCTCGCTCAGCTGGTGGACGCGGGTCTGCGGGTTCACACCGGTGTTCTTCAGGGTCTCGACGGCGCGGGTGCGGCCGATCCCGTAGACGTAGGTAAGAGCGATCTCCACCCGCTTGTCGCGGGGGAGGTCGACGCCGGCAATGCGTGCCATATGGGCGAACTCCTCACATATCTGCGGAGGTGGTTCCCGTCCCATTGCCCTCTCGTCGCCCAATCGACGAGGCCCCGGCCTCCGACCGGGGGTTCTCCCGTCCGCATGCGGCGCGCATGGGGCGGAAGCGGGACAGGATCTTCGCGGTTGCCGCCGCATCGGGCCCGGGACGGGCGTGCGGCATCTCGTCCGCCGGCGCGGGCGCCGGCGCACTTCATCTCAGGCGTGCAAGAACGTGCGCAGCGAGGGCGGTGCGGTCTGCTAGCCCTGGCGCTGCTTGTGGCGCGGGTCCGAGCAGATGACCATGATCCGGCCGTGGCGGCGGATCACTCGGCACTTCGCGCAGATCTTCTTGACGCTCGGCTTGACCTTCATAGTGGCTCCGAACTCATGGAACTCGTCCGGCCCCGTGGCCGCCGGCGCGCGACCGGCGACGTTCGGCGGACTACTTGTAGCGGTAAACGATGCGTCCGCGAGTGAGGTCGTACGGACTCAGCTCCACGACCACGCGGTCGTCGGGAAGGATGCGGATGTAGTGCATCCGCATCTTGCCGCTGATGTGGGCAAGGACCTTGTGCCCGTTGTCGAGCTCCACTCGGAACATAGCGTTGGGTAGGGACTCGATAACGGAGCCCTCGATCTCGATGGCGCCGTCTTTCTTAGCCATATCCTCCACCGGAACACCCCGCGCGGGCGCGGGGGAACATACGTAATGACCCGGGCAGGTCGCCCGGGATCTGCTGAAGCTAGGTGAACTGCTAACACTGAGAAATCAGGTCAACTGCAACAGCATACGCGCGAGGACCGCACGGACGCGACAAAGGCAGCCCGACCCAACAGCCCGAGTGTGGGCCCACCCAGTCTACCTGTTCGCCCGCGTGCTGCCGACACGCCCGGCCGGGGGTGCGCGGGCCGCCGGAGCGCGGCACGGGGGTCGGGCGGCGGAGACGTTCTAGGGCCGGCCGCTCGGGCCGCCCTGGCCGCCGCGGTCGGTGGCCGCCAGCGCCACGGTGATGAAGCCCAGCACGATCCCCCAGGGTCCCAGCACCCAGAGGAACCACGGATAGCCCTCGGTTGTTCCGGTGGCGAACAGGATCAGCCAGATGGTGAAGCACAGGACGTTCACCCCCGCCCACATCGCCCACGGGATGGCGAGCGCGGGGTCGCGCAGCACGCCCGCGGCGCCCAGCGGCGGCGGCTTGGGCGGGTCGGCCGGGAGGTCGGCGAGGTCGTGCTCGGGGAGGTCCTCGGTGAGCGGAACGAGGTCGCCCAGGACGCGGGCCTTGTAGGCGCGCTCCAGCCGGGTGCTGAACTCGTCGCTGTCGAGCCGCCCCTGGGCGAAGTGCTCCTGGAGCAGCTTCGCGACGCGGTCGCGGTCGGCGTCCGAGGCCCGGACTTCGGGCGAGGACTCGGACATCGCGCACCTTCCTAACCGGAGTGGCCGAAGACTCCTATGTCCGAACGCGGGCCGGACCCGCACCCGCGTCCCCTATCGTAGGCCACTCCGCCCGCCCGCGGACCGGTTCGCCCGGCCCGCGAAGGCCGCCCCGCCGCCCCCGGCCGGCCGCCCCCGGTCCGCCGCGCGGGCCGGGCGCCGGCCGCCGGCTAGAACCCGGGGTCGGGCCAGCCCAGCTCGGCGATCCGCGCGCGGTTCTCCTCGCGGGCGGTCAGCACCAGGGGGCCCTGCGCGGTGATGGCCACCGAGTGCTCGAAGTGCGCCGAGCGCGCGCCGTCGCGGGTGACCACGGTCCAGCCGTCCTCCAGCTGGAGCACGTGGCGGGTGCCGGCGTTGGCCATCGGCTCGATCGCCAGGCACATGCCCTCGACCAGCTCGATCCCCTTGCCGCGCCGCCCGTAGTTGAGCACGTGCGGGTCCATGTGCATCTCGGTGCCGATGCCGTGGCCGCCGTACTCCTGGACGTTGCCGAACCGGCCGCGCGAGCGCAGGCAGCCGTCGATGGCGGCCCCGACGTCGCCCAGGCGGTTGCCCGGCCGCAGCTCGGCGATGCCGGCCCACATGGACTCCTCGCACGCCTCCAGCAGCCGGGCGTCCTCGGGGCGGGCCTCGCCGACGGCCACCGTGATGGCGGAGTCGCCGTGCCAGCCGTCGAGGATGGCGCCGCAGTCGATGGAGATCAGGTCGCCCTCGGCGAGCACCTTGTCGGCGCGCGGGATGCCGTGCACGACCTCCTCGTTCACCGACGCGCAGATGGAGCCGGTGAACCCGTGGTAGCCCTTGAACGACGGCACCGCGCCGGCGCCGCGGATGGACTCCTCGGCGATCGCGTCGAGGTCGAGCGTGCTGACCCCCGGCCGCACCGCGGAACGCAGCAGGTCGAGGGTGCGCGCCACCACCTTGCCCGCCTCGCGCATCCTCGCGATCTCGGCGGGGGTCTTGAGCTGCACGGCAGGGTCGGACCTGCGGAACATCAGGAGCCGTTCCGCAGGGCGGCCTTGGCGCGCGCGGTGACCTCGTCGACCGGTCCGGTGGCCTCGATGGTCACCAGGATGCCCTCGTTGGCGTAGAAGGACACCAGCGGCTCGGTCTGCTCGTGGTAGACGTCCAGGCGGTGCCGGACGACCTCCTCGCGGTCGTCCTCGCGCTGGAACAGCTCCCCGCCGCAGACGTCGCACACGTCCTCGGTCGCGGGCGGGTCGTAGACCACGTGCTGCACGTTGTTGCAGTTGCGGCACGACCGGCGGCCCGACAGCCGCTTGACAATCTCCTCCTCGTCGACCTTCAACTCCAGGACGGCGTCGAGCCGCTCCCCCAGGTCGTCGAGGATCTTGTTGAGGGTCTCGGCCTGCGCGACGTTGCGCGGGAACCCGTCGAGCAGGAATCCGCCCTGGGCGTCCTGCTGGGCCAGGCGGTCGCGGACCATCGCGTTGGTGACCTCGTCGGGGACGAGGTCGCCGCGGTCCATGTAGGCCTTGGCCTGCTTACCTAGTTCTGTGCCGCCGCTCACGTTGGCACGGAAGATGTCGCCTGTGGACACCTTCGGGATGGACAATTCGGACGCCAGGATCTGGGCCTGGGTGCCTTTACCGGCACCCGGAGGACCCACCAATACGGCACGCACTATCGCAAGAAACCTTCGTAGTTCCGCTGCTGGAGATGGCTCTCGATCTGTTTCACCGTGTCCAGCCCGACACCGACCATGATCAGGATGCTCGTCCCGCCGAACGGGAAGTTCTGCATCGCGCCGGAGGCTCCGAGCGCGACCATCGGCAGGAGGGCGATCACCGCCAGGTAGAGCGAACCGGGAGTCGTCAGCCGGGTCAACACGTGGTCGAGGTACTCGGCGGTCGGACGCCCGGGCCGGATACCCGGGATGAACCCACCGTACTTCTTCATGTTGTCGGCGACTTCAGCGGGGTTGAACGTGATGGACACGTAGAAGAACGCGAACCCGATGATCAGCAGGAAGAACGTGGCCATGTACACGGGGTGCGTGCCGGTCACGAAGTAGGTGTTGAGGAACTCGACGACCGGGTTGGTCGACTCCGGGCCGATCAGGCCCACCGCGAGCTGCGGGAGGTACAGCAGCGATGTCGCGAAGATCACCGGGATGATGCCGGCCTGGTTGACCTTCAGCGGGATGTAGGTGGAGGTGCCGCCGTACATGCGCTTGCCGACCATGCGCTTGGCGTACTGCACCGGGATGCGGCGCTGGGCCTGCTCGATGAACACCACGCCGGTGATGAGCACCAGGCCCGCCACGCAGATGAGCGCGAAGACCCAGGTC encodes:
- a CDS encoding DNA-directed RNA polymerase subunit alpha; its protein translation is MLIAQRPTLSEESLGEFRSKFVIEPLEPGFGYTIGNSLRRTLLSSIPGAAVTSIRIEGVEHEFTTVPGVKEDVTELILNLKGLVVSSEHDEPVLMYLRKQGPGVVTAADIAPPAGVEVHNPDLHIATLNSKGKLEMELTVERGRGYVSATQNKQPGQEIGRIPIDSIYSPVLRVTYKVEATRVEQRTDFDRLIVDIETKPSIRPRDAVASAGKTLVELFGLARELNVDAEGIDMGPSPTDAALAADLALPIEDLNLTVRSYNCLKREGIHSVGELVARSEQDLLDIRNFGAKSIEEVKQKLIDMGLSLKDSPPGFDPSSAADSYGSDEEDDAFVETEQY
- the rpsK gene encoding 30S ribosomal protein S11, which produces MPPKGRQGAARKVRRKEKKNIAHGHAHIKSTFNNTIVSITDPTGAVISWASSGQVGFKGSRKSTPFAAQMAAEAAARRAQEHGVRKVDVFVKGPGSGRETAIRSLTATGLEVGSIQDVTPVPHNGCRPPKRRRV
- the rpsM gene encoding 30S ribosomal protein S13; the protein is MARIAGVDLPRDKRVEIALTYVYGIGRTRAVETLKNTGVNPQTRVHQLSEDELVKLREWIDGNYQVEGDLRREVQADIRRKMEIGCYQGIRHRRGLPVHGQRTQTNARTRKGKKKTVAGKKKVGKK
- the rpmJ gene encoding 50S ribosomal protein L36, producing the protein MKVKPSVKKICAKCRVIRRHGRIMVICSDPRHKQRQG
- the infA gene encoding translation initiation factor IF-1; this translates as MAKKDGAIEIEGSVIESLPNAMFRVELDNGHKVLAHISGKMRMHYIRILPDDRVVVELSPYDLTRGRIVYRYK
- a CDS encoding DUF1707 domain-containing protein; the protein is MSESSPEVRASDADRDRVAKLLQEHFAQGRLDSDEFSTRLERAYKARVLGDLVPLTEDLPEHDLADLPADPPKPPPLGAAGVLRDPALAIPWAMWAGVNVLCFTIWLILFATGTTEGYPWFLWVLGPWGIVLGFITVALAATDRGGQGGPSGRP
- the map gene encoding type I methionyl aminopeptidase, whose amino-acid sequence is MFRRSDPAVQLKTPAEIARMREAGKVVARTLDLLRSAVRPGVSTLDLDAIAEESIRGAGAVPSFKGYHGFTGSICASVNEEVVHGIPRADKVLAEGDLISIDCGAILDGWHGDSAITVAVGEARPEDARLLEACEESMWAGIAELRPGNRLGDVGAAIDGCLRSRGRFGNVQEYGGHGIGTEMHMDPHVLNYGRRGKGIELVEGMCLAIEPMANAGTRHVLQLEDGWTVVTRDGARSAHFEHSVAITAQGPLVLTAREENRARIAELGWPDPGF
- a CDS encoding adenylate kinase; protein product: MRAVLVGPPGAGKGTQAQILASELSIPKVSTGDIFRANVSGGTELGKQAKAYMDRGDLVPDEVTNAMVRDRLAQQDAQGGFLLDGFPRNVAQAETLNKILDDLGERLDAVLELKVDEEEIVKRLSGRRSCRNCNNVQHVVYDPPATEDVCDVCGGELFQREDDREEVVRHRLDVYHEQTEPLVSFYANEGILVTIEATGPVDEVTARAKAALRNGS
- the secY gene encoding preprotein translocase subunit SecY, coding for MLGAFVRAFRTPDLRNKLLFTLFILTIFRLGAVIPAPGINSAAIREQLEAVQAQDSTGVFTLLNVFSGGALFQLAVFALGIMPYITASIIINLLTVVIPRLEALKKEGQAGQGKITQYTRYLTLALAVLQASSIVAMARTGQLFQGQIPVSSYMPNQDPLTLVTIVVVMTAGTGVIMWFGELITERGVGNGMSLLIFTTVVAGFPSGMTTIFQEQETWVFALICVAGLVLITGVVFIEQAQRRIPVQYAKRMVGKRMYGGTSTYIPLKVNQAGIIPVIFATSLLYLPQLAVGLIGPESTNPVVEFLNTYFVTGTHPVYMATFFLLIIGFAFFYVSITFNPAEVADNMKKYGGFIPGIRPGRPTAEYLDHVLTRLTTPGSLYLAVIALLPMVALGASGAMQNFPFGGTSILIMVGVGLDTVKQIESHLQQRNYEGFLR